acgcatccctgcgttaggcggtcgggaggaggttaaagtgtaactgccattctatttttatttatgtaatgtgtagggacagtgatgctgaccatttttgtaatatactttactgaaattgtacatttttattagaaaaatagcgCATTTTGAGCCTCAGCAACGctcctgtcttctgtttacataacagtcaGTGGTAGCAAGTCTCCACAGTTACGTAAACAGTAGCGCTCACCCGAGCACAGtttccccttcaaacagctgattgccagGGGTGCTTAGAGTTTGGACagccacctatctgatattgatgacaggtCATCTATATCATGaaaacataacccctttaagttggacTAACCATACTCAATGCATTCTGCTCCAGTCCACcagtcattacattcacacatagaaagtttcattcaattccaacaactccttgatACGTTACTCTGGTTAACGAGTGTACATTAAGATCTACTAGACACATTTACTTGCGTACCTTTGGTTTATGTGTCCAAAGAAAATGACTCAACTTCTGCTTCCGATTAGTTGGCAGGCTGTGCATCACACCATAGTAATGTCAGTCTCACAACTCCCTCAAAACTTGTGTTACCTGCAGTGAAAGAAAGCAAGTACAGCTTCTGTGCATGCACAGATGAGCAGGTACACATGCTGCAATGAAGCGGGATACAAGGAGATGCATTGTAAAACAGTAGGTGCAGCTCTCCACCTGCGTGCCCACCGGTGATGCACGTGGAAGTTCCCTACAGCAAATGCttttataaagtgcaaagtgatttgggggggggggaatgcaccAACTTTTTAATGACATTTTCTGAGATTACATTTAATGACCTATATGTTTATGCGCATAAGATCTTCTTAATGAGCCAGTTATATTAGTGTGAAAACCCGCTTCAACACAAAAAAGATATTTAATCAGCACGGCAAACTCCAGTCCCGTGGGCTGTTCCACGCGAGATATGGACGCAGGAGGACCAGCTCTTCACTTCGCTGGAAGACAAAGCCAGTGCTTGGTACTCATGTCACACTTTTTTAAATAACGCCTGCACACCCACCCCTCTTCTACTATGGAGCTCATCAAAATGCTACAGTCTCCACCCTGGACAGGCGCAGTCTCTACATTAGTATGTCGGCTGTCCCCACTCCACACACCATTATCCTTCCACTATACTCCTTGTGGAAAGTGGTTTTCTTTATGTCTTGGCGACCCTTAGACTGACCTACGTAGCACCGATAggatcgcatagcattatattgatttatgatgtacTGTCTAACACTAACATAATGCTGTAGGTCAGGACGAGAGCCCTCAGACGCACACTGCAAGTTCAATGCActgaactcgctcatgtgaaaccagcctaagggcccatgcacatgtgtattttgcggtccgaaacAAAACCACATCAGTGTtggatccgtattttttgcagatccattgtaagaaTTCCTGTCCTTGTCAGTTTtgcagacatgttttttttttgcagaacggaatgcacacaagtCATTTCaggttttttgtggacccattaaaatgaatggttccacatagacctgtaaaaaaaaggaatgaaaaaataaaatctatatcTATATGTCCTTATACTCAGTTTCTGTGGGTGTCACAGCAGGACTCATTTGCCATAACCCCagaattgagaaaaaaaaaaaaaagattttctgcAACTCTGGGTTTGCAGATGTAGTAAACGTGCGAGTCGTGTTgtggccccattcatttctacatgAGTACTGCTACACTGAATACTAACACATTCTAACAACCCATTGTAGGCAACCATACTGCCGATATGGCCCTCGGTAAAAAGGCGTTTGACACCAGATCTAAATCCATTCaggttaaattaaaaaaaacatacataccaCCACctttcaaaatattttatttttcaacaATCCAGGAGAAACCAGTAATAACTATTCACAGCTTATATCTAGTAACCTACAGTTACATGGATTGTAAAACTATCAGAGGTGCCAATAAAATTctctttaggacacatgagggagaGTGGCAGTAGGCACATCTACGTACATTACTAGAGTCTGACTTTACGGTTTTATTGTAGTCTGGATTGCCATTGATTGGTCTCTTCTTGTGGGCATCACTGGAGAGATATGCTTCAAGCTTGGGACGGCTACTAATGCGTTTGACATAGGCACAGAGGAGTGGGAAGCCTGAAAGGCAGTCTGGTGCCAGAACAAGATGGTTGTGCAGAAGATCCACCAGGTTGTAATCGGCAAAGGAAATCTACAAAGCAATAGGGAAATAATGCAGTTAGATATCACAACTTTAGGAGTCAACGACTTAATGGGTATTCGGGCCCAACCAgttgctccgttcatttcaggagggtacaggccccccccacccccctgcaTTTCTTAATTGTTCAAGTCACCCTGAATTTGTGGTCAGTTCGCAGAAAGGTCTATGAAGAGGGGAACCAGTATGGAGAACATAATACAAGTACTGAGCAGATTTACTGTCAGCTGGACTATTAAACAATGAATGGCCCTGATAAGTGAAGGAGGCATTTCTCCATCTCTAACATATAAATTTCTCCTCCTCACTTGTACTAtggatttatacaaagttgtttaTAATCCAAGGTACACGTCAATgcgtttccatggtaacagactacaaacaatcaTCCTGCTGTCATACAGTTTTCCATGTGTCCCTTACTTGCTGCTAAAGTACTGGAGCAACAaagttggttgtgaaggtgtGCACAGCTTTTAGATCTTTATGAGCACGAGTAttcctatgtggactttccatttctTGCAGGCTCTCTAACAGCAGCCTGTGTCAGTGAcagaattacttttttttttaaatcaattttcAGATCAATGGCCTGTCAATTAAATAGTCCTAGTATAACTAAAGCAAATCAATACTCACATGAGCTCCTACCACAAACCCCTTCCCCTCATTATTAGAGGCAAGCAGACGTTCAAAGTGACCAAGGTCAGTGGGCAGAGCCTTAACGTAATCATCTTTTCCATTCTCCTAAACAAAAAAGGAAACATGAATCTTCTGAAGAGGAAGACATTTCTCTGTCAGACTTCTGGGTGTCACTCACATAGTTCTGATAGATCATCTTCAAATACTTAAGCCGAAGATCCTCCACTCCGTCATTAACCATGTCTATGAGGCTTGCCTCACGAGGATTTTTCCCATACAGATCTACAACCCAATCATAGTTCAGAATTAGTAAATATATGCAGAGGGATCCACAAGCTCAATACATGAAAGAACAAAAGAAGCTCCGACACCTGAGTTGCTCCTGATCCCCCAGTTGTGTGGATTAAAACATCTGGCAACGGGGTGGGGGgaaacagccaatagcaggccatgacGGGGACTAGCCTCCCTAGAGTCACCTGGAGATGCAGCTGTGCGGGGGATCAGGAGCGGCGCAGGTGCTGGGGAGGTAAGCAAGTATAATCTATACGAGGGGcccgggcatgggggggggggggcatatgttactttgtataacccctttaagttgtaatacCATGATTCCTGGCAAGAAGGCGCAACATGGCATTGGACTGATACAGAGTGAAGTCTCCATCTTTAAATCCTGGAAGTTGGCCATACACCTACAAGGAGAAAATAAGACAAGGAACTGTAAGATAGACAGCActgaatgtgttaactacagcaaAATTCCTAGCATCGATGGGATCTGATTGATGCAgaagacaacaaaaaaaacaaacctgtgTAAAGAGTACTGGTCAGGTCCCCACATCCACAGTGATGAAAGCGCTCCTTCCATGCATACAATCAATAGGGATGAACGTAGGGAAAATAGAGAAAACATGGGTACTGGAAGTGGAGCATCTAGGGCAGGGGACAGGAACCTTCGGcacgccagctgttgtgaaactacaacttccagcatgctccaatcatttctatgagttctgagaagagtagaggaagcatgcatgctgggagttgtagttccacaacgCTGGAGTCTCCCTACTCctggtttatagtataaggacaggaaggaacacaggagaggtgagaattgATGACCAAACCtaatgataagcagggtgttctagtggtgataaatAAGGGCCTTAGACTGAGaacataatatatttattaacatttaaaattttttacataAAATTACTCAAATATTAACCATTctggaacgtcctttcagagatggcagctgccaaGCGGgtggcctgctgtcagtgacagcaggacacCCCAGAGAGCAGGCAGGGACCAGTCCTGTAGGTCCCcgccttctagatcactgtatacaaAGCACTCAACGAGTCCTGTCCAGGCCCGGTGGTGATGTGACTGCcaggggagtgcaggagctgacGGGTCTTCCACAGAtcacgatcagccctgcactgaggccatGACGAACTTGGTCTATAGGGCAGGCAAATACCCGGTGGAACACCTTACCTTCCTTATGGTGGGGGTGATCAATGCATGGAACCAGTTTGTGGTGGTGAGGGGACAAAAAACACAAAACGTATGGTCCCCAGTTTTGCCCCTATGGAGAAACCCTAAACTCCCAGAATTGGCTTCTCTCTCAGACTGAGTTCAGGCTGCAGAGGGGGATTAAATACCTCACCCAATTGTATGATGAGGGGGTTTTTAAGACTCTCTCAGCTCTACAGGCCGAATACAATATACCACGCTCATCCCTCTAGGTTTTTCCAACTGAGGCATGTATGCGAGTCTCAATTTGGGGTGGGCCCTTTGCGGCTGGAATATGGGGAGATAGAGAAAATTGCCAGGCGAGTAGAACATGGTAAAATGGTCTCTGCCTTCTATGGGACACTAATATCCTATCAACCTTCGCCTATATCTAAAGCTTTCGTCAAATGGAAAGAGGATATCACGAATTTAGACCTGCGGCAGGAGAGGAAATTAGCCTCTACATGGAGAGCGGTGATTTGTGCGCGGGATCAGCCGATTCAGGCTAAGTGGATACAGAGTATATTTGACTCCTGTGCGTCTAGCTCGCATATACAAACTCAGATATCTGTACCAGATGTGGCATTGGCAAGGGAACGTTAATGCACATGATTTGGGAATGTCCAGTTATTGCAGACTTTTGGGAAGACGTGCACAGATCTCAATTCCAGACTGGGTCTCCCGGCAGTTATATCCCCAGAAGTTAGTCTACTGGGCCTTGTCAACGACATTATTCCTACCAAATACACTACAATCCTTTATAGGTTACTACTATTCTATGCTAGGAAGTCCATCCTGCTAAATTGGAAGCCTCCAAAGAGTCCCTCCTTATCCCACTGGACTCCACTCATCAATGCAACTTTACCCATGTACAAATTGACCTTTGAAGCTAGGGGTACACCAGACAGGTTTGAAAAGATTTGGGGGCCTCTGGTTGAGTGCCAACTCTGTATCGGAATAACTCAGACACAACTCTGGTGTCTGCAGGTTGCTGCCCAAGTGAATGCGGTGTGAATGTCTGACAGTCTTCGATAGCGACCAATTATATCAAGGACAACTAGGATTAGGAGTTAAAGGTGAAATGTACGGTTTCAACATCTTAATTCTACATAAAGCCTTCTCCTGACTGTCAGTTAAGGTAGATGAAAGTAATTGtcctttttattctgttttgaatgttattgttttgttgttgtaaacttgggggggggggaggtatacTGAACTCCAGGTGGCAGCCCTACAATCTGCTCTATAGAAGCGGAGGCCCTCTTCCCAGGAAGTAGAGACTGATCTAGTAGAGTGAGCCCTGAATTCTGATGGCAGAACAGCTCCCTTGGATGATTTTATGCCAAGTAAATAGCTTGCCTTATCCATCTAGCAATAGTCTGGGAAGATGCAGCAGAGCCCTTCTTAGCACCCTGAAAGGAAATCAACCAACGGAAGAAGGACCTCCAGGGCTGTGTGACCTGCAGATATTGAATTAAACATCTCCTCACATCTAAACAATGGAACTccgattttttttctctctttttagaGAAGCACAGAAGGGAAGAACTATCTCTTGGGAATGGTGAAAAGAGGAAGACACCTTTGGCAAAAGAAGGATCAGGAGAAATAACCACCCTAGCCAAGATTTTTAAGTAAGGCTGGTCAATGGAAAGAGCAGCAATCtcactaaggccactttcacacgggcaGGTTTTCAGCACGGGTGCAATgtctgaggtgaacgcattgcaccccactgaatccggacccattcacttcaatggggctgttcagatgagcggttatatttacgcatcacttgtgcattgcgtgaaaatcgcagcatgctctatattctgcgtttcacgcaatacaggccccatagaaatgaatgggtctgcatgaaaaatcgcaagcaagtgctgatgcggtgcgattttcacgcatggttgctaggagagggATGAAAGCAACTCAGATCCCATTAAACTGTATAcactataattttcccttataacatggttataaagggaaaataaaagcattctaatacagaatgcttactaaaatgtggattgagggggggttaaaaaaaaatgaactcccctcatccaattgatcgcgcagccggcatagtcttcttgcttctttcaggacctgcaaaaggatctatcttcatttagcaggacctgcgcttttgtcaaaggtcctgaaagaagcaagaagactatgccggctgcgcgatcaattggatgagttcattttttttaattttttttaacccacccTCAATCcacttttagtaagcattctgtattagaatgctattattttccatttataaccatgttataagggacagCAATTGAGTGCCTACTCGCACGGTTTTCCCCGCAATGCACACAACGCATCCGTAGCAAATccaggatgcccgtgtgaaagaggcccaactCTTCTAGCAGAGGTCATCGCTAGGAGAAAAGCCAGCTTTAGGGAGAGCATCTTAGGGGAAATGCTGTCTATTGGCGCAAAAGGATCTGACATCAGGGCTGAAAGAACCAAGTTTAAATCCCAAGGAGGGATCCTATGTCTGCAAACTGGGGATAACTTAGAAACTGCAGTGATGAAtccttaggacaggaaacagaactggagGTGGAGAGGGTGGTCcctcttttaaagggtttctgtcacctgaaaaatggtattaagctggctgacattagcgatgtgctaatgtcagctgaacatacctATACATACCTATATTagagccatctcactgcctgaagccattgagattttttataatatgctaattagcctctaggagcgggggggggggggcattgcacttgctcctagaggctgtttgcccacctcttttcatgcccttctcttgattgacagggccaatagATACTCACACCAGGATGATCCTCCATTTTCCGCAACACTAGTGCTTTACTCAGCAGTCTGAGATGTCAGTACTCAAGATACTtgcattaacccctgctgcaCAGTTACTTTACCTCCAAGGAGGTCACCCCCTGGTCCATCACTGGTTCTGTAcacccttccagcatacagtcaccACACATCAAGTTTGCAGACTAGACCCTCATGCCACCTGTAGGTACAGTAGACTCCTGGTTGCCACTAGCTGTTATGGTAACATCCTTGTCATCAACCATGAACTCTAGGAGCACACATGAGCAGTCCCCTCATCTGAATTAAAGGCATTCTGTCACCACTAGTGAGCGTATACAACTGCTCATATGGCACTGTAGGTCTCCTTGAGGGCATTCTAACCAGAACTGTATAGGCAATCTAAATTTATTTGTGCCCCTCAAAAAACGATTTCATAAATATGGCAATGAGCTTGTAAAAGAGTCCAAGGGGCGGAACTTATCGCTCATGGAGCCCGGCCGCCCCCATTCTTAGAGAGCCCTGCTCCTTCCCTCATCTGCTATTCTTGATGTGCGGACATCACCCTGCTgcagcagtaaaaaaataaaataatctcgcgcatgcgcatcaTCTAGTGCGTTTGCCTGTACGCGCTGAATAACTCAATAACTGATCTGTGCAGTTTTTGCAGTTGTGTGTATGGAGCGATCTGCAAAATAAGGGCCTAATAGGGGATCTGAACCTGCGCTCCTCTAATCACTCATTCTGTTACTGTAAATCTGACAGGCAGTCTATTAGGGTGAGAGGAAACACTGAATGCAGCAGTATACCAGAGCTGGCATCCACAAGTGATGGAGCGGGCACAGACCCCGATCCCACGCCATCACCTGATCTACATTTTACCATTATACTTTGCCCATGAGGGGTTTCATCTTACCGCAGCTTTCTTCAGATCCCCCTTCTGCCAGTCATCAGACGTTACGACTTCCTCCTTCCATTGAGCTCCCTGGTCAGCCATGAGCATTCGCATAGCTTCACAACGACCTGACAAGGAAATCAAAGAGAAATAACTCACCCCAAACCCCTGCAGACCACAATGCAGTTCTCCCCCAAACATTACAGAAATGAAAATCCAGTCATCTTCTATTATAGCCTCTTCCTTACAGCAGCCCGATATCCTGACTAGGgccaagctgcagtaccagacagacACGTTTGGATGTCGCTCTGTGAGGAATTCTGCCCCTTTCACACCAGTGGATGCcgcgcgggtaatctgctgcgtggaagaccgccaagccccgctccggacagcagagacacggagcagtaacatgattgataatgctccgtgtctgacctttttactacagaatcacggtgacaactttatcttacCGTGAttctgtagtaaaaagatcagaggggcatggagcattatcaatcatgttactgctccgtctctgctgtccagtgcggggcttggcagtctttcacacagcggattacccgcacggcatccgctcgtgagaAACAGCCCTTGTAGGTGCAGCTGACTGTAGTAGACCATCAATGTAAAAATGCTTTAAATGGTTTGGTTCTAAGAAAGAAAACCTCTACTTACCTCTGGCATTAAAATAAATGATGGTGTATTCAGGCACTAAAGAGCGAGAAGAGAGACAGGCGGTATTAATTGGTGGTAATGCTACATGACTTCTGTATATGCCGGTTGTTACAAGTTAACCctaaggggtcatgcacacagccggtgtagtttttgtggtccgcaaaacacggataccggccgtgtgtgttctgcattttgcaaaaCGCAACATCCAGCCCATAATATAATTTGtctgttttatggacaaggataggacatgttctatctttttttaggATGCCACACTCATACGTGGCAGTGCC
This window of the Bufo bufo chromosome 6, aBufBuf1.1, whole genome shotgun sequence genome carries:
- the LOC121005589 gene encoding glutathione S-transferase P 1-like, which encodes MPEYTIIYFNARGRCEAMRMLMADQGAQWKEEVVTSDDWQKGDLKKAAVYGQLPGFKDGDFTLYQSNAMLRLLARNHDLYGKNPREASLIDMVNDGVEDLRLKYLKMIYQNYENGKDDYVKALPTDLGHFERLLASNNEGKGFVVGAHISFADYNLVDLLHNHLVLAPDCLSGFPLLCAYVKRISSRPKLEAYLSSDAHKKRPINGNPDYNKTVNFSREDRRVVSAGRRSLVP